In a single window of the Bacteroides acidifaciens genome:
- the murG gene encoding undecaprenyldiphospho-muramoylpentapeptide beta-N-acetylglucosaminyltransferase, with protein sequence MEKELRIIISGGGTGGHIFPAVSIANAIMELRPDAKILFVGAEGRMEMQRVPDAGYQIIGLPIAGFDRKHLWKNVSVVIKLLRSQWKARSIIKNFRPQVAVGVGGYASGPTLKTAGMMGVPTLIQEQNSYAGVTNKLLAQKARKICVAYDGMEKFFPADKIIMTGNPVRQNLTKAMPDKKDALRSFNLQPGKKTILIVGGSLGARTINNTLTAGLSAIKANSDVQFIWQTGKYYYPQVTEAVKAAGELPNLYVTDFIKDMAAAYAAADLVISRAGAGSISEFCLLHKPVVLVPSPNVAEDHQTKNALALVDKQAAICVKDNEAESALMDIALSTVNDEQKLEELSKNIAKLALPDSAKIIAQEVIKLVEAKS encoded by the coding sequence ATGGAAAAAGAACTTAGAATTATTATTAGTGGTGGAGGTACAGGAGGACACATTTTTCCTGCCGTCTCTATTGCGAACGCTATAATGGAACTGCGTCCCGACGCCAAAATACTTTTTGTAGGTGCCGAAGGACGTATGGAGATGCAACGGGTTCCCGATGCAGGCTATCAGATTATCGGTCTGCCGATAGCCGGTTTCGACCGCAAGCATTTATGGAAGAATGTATCGGTAGTAATAAAACTGTTGCGCAGCCAGTGGAAAGCACGCAGCATCATCAAGAACTTCCGCCCGCAGGTGGCGGTAGGCGTAGGCGGTTATGCCAGCGGTCCTACCCTAAAGACTGCCGGAATGATGGGCGTCCCGACCCTGATACAGGAACAGAACTCGTATGCCGGAGTAACAAACAAGCTACTGGCACAGAAAGCCCGGAAGATTTGCGTTGCCTATGACGGAATGGAAAAGTTCTTCCCTGCTGATAAGATTATCATGACGGGAAATCCGGTACGGCAGAATCTGACAAAGGCGATGCCGGACAAGAAAGACGCACTGCGTTCCTTCAACCTGCAACCGGGCAAGAAAACAATCCTCATCGTAGGCGGCAGCTTGGGAGCACGTACCATCAACAATACATTGACAGCCGGACTATCAGCTATCAAAGCCAACAGCGACGTGCAATTCATCTGGCAAACAGGAAAATACTATTACCCGCAAGTGACCGAAGCCGTGAAAGCGGCAGGAGAACTTCCGAACCTGTATGTAACGGATTTTATCAAGGATATGGCAGCAGCCTATGCAGCCGCCGACCTCGTTATCTCCCGTGCAGGAGCCGGTTCCATCTCTGAGTTCTGCCTTTTGCATAAACCGGTTGTCTTAGTGCCTTCGCCCAATGTGGCAGAAGACCACCAGACCAAGAATGCACTGGCCCTAGTAGACAAGCAGGCAGCTATCTGCGTCAAGGACAACGAAGCGGAAAGCGCCCTGATGGACATAGCCCTGTCCACCGTCAACGACGAACAGAAACTTGAAGAATTAAGCAAGAATATTGCCAAGCTGGCTTTGCCCGACTCTGCGAAAATCATTGCGCAGGAGGTAATAAAACTAGTGGAAGCAAAGAGTTAA
- a CDS encoding FtsW/RodA/SpoVE family cell cycle protein, with the protein MDLLKNIFKGDKVIWIIFLCLCLISIVEVFSAASTLTYKSGDHWGPITQHSIILMVGAVVVVFLHNVPYKWFQVFPVFLYPISLVLLAFVTLMGIITGDRVNGAARWMTFMGLQFQPSELAKMAVIIAVSFILSKRQDEYGANPNAFKYIMILTGLVFLLIAPENLSTAMLLFGVVCMMMFIGRVSSKKLFGMLGILALVGGVAVGILMAIPAKTLHNTPGLHRFETWQNRVSGFFKKEEVPAAKFDIDKDAQIAHARIAIATSNVVGKGPGNSIQRDFLSQAFSDFIFAIVIEEMGLIGGVFVVFLYLWLLMRAGRIAQKCERTFPAFLVMGIALLLVSQAILNMMVAVGLFPVTGQPLPLVSKGGTSTLINCAYIGMILSVSRYTAHLEELKEHDAQVQLQIATGAAANSEAQTAAEPTAQILNSDAKFEDENDINKNC; encoded by the coding sequence GTGGATTTATTAAAGAACATATTCAAAGGCGACAAGGTAATCTGGATTATCTTCCTCTGTCTCTGCCTCATCTCGATTGTCGAGGTGTTCTCGGCAGCATCGACACTGACTTACAAAAGCGGCGACCATTGGGGGCCGATTACGCAACACTCCATCATCCTGATGGTGGGTGCCGTAGTGGTGGTATTCCTGCACAACGTACCCTATAAATGGTTCCAGGTATTTCCGGTCTTTCTGTATCCCATATCCCTGGTGCTGCTTGCATTCGTCACATTGATGGGTATCATCACAGGTGACCGCGTCAATGGGGCAGCCCGCTGGATGACCTTTATGGGACTACAGTTCCAGCCTTCGGAACTGGCTAAGATGGCTGTCATCATCGCCGTCTCTTTCATCCTGTCCAAACGGCAGGACGAATACGGAGCCAATCCGAACGCCTTTAAATATATCATGATTCTCACCGGACTGGTATTTCTGCTCATTGCGCCGGAAAATCTTTCGACAGCCATGCTGCTGTTCGGAGTAGTATGCATGATGATGTTCATTGGACGGGTATCTTCAAAAAAACTGTTTGGCATGCTGGGGATACTGGCACTTGTAGGCGGAGTAGCCGTAGGAATACTGATGGCCATCCCCGCAAAAACACTGCACAACACCCCTGGTCTTCACCGCTTCGAGACTTGGCAGAACCGTGTTTCCGGTTTCTTCAAGAAAGAAGAAGTGCCTGCCGCTAAATTCGATATCGATAAGGACGCTCAGATTGCGCATGCCCGCATCGCCATCGCCACCAGTAACGTGGTCGGCAAGGGACCGGGCAACTCCATACAGCGTGACTTCCTCAGCCAGGCATTCTCCGACTTTATCTTTGCTATTGTCATCGAGGAAATGGGACTGATAGGAGGTGTCTTCGTCGTATTCCTTTACCTATGGTTATTGATGCGCGCCGGAAGAATCGCGCAGAAATGCGAACGGACTTTCCCAGCTTTCCTCGTCATGGGCATTGCCTTGCTACTGGTATCGCAGGCGATACTGAATATGATGGTTGCCGTCGGGCTATTCCCCGTCACGGGACAACCGTTGCCTTTGGTCAGCAAGGGAGGAACAAGTACATTAATCAACTGCGCCTATATCGGAATGATATTGAGCGTAAGCCGATATACCGCTCATCTGGAAGAACTGAAAGAGCATGACGCACAGGTTCAGTTGCAGATAGCAACAGGTGCGGCAGCCAATTCCGAGGCACAAACTGCCGCCGAACCGACTGCCCAGATTCTGAACAGCGATGCCAAGTTCGAGGACGAGAATGATATTAACAAGAACTGTTGA